One stretch of Bombina bombina isolate aBomBom1 chromosome 7, aBomBom1.pri, whole genome shotgun sequence DNA includes these proteins:
- the ZBTB22 gene encoding zinc finger and BTB domain-containing protein 22 — protein sequence MDAAPPLIHVDFPDVASSLLESLNQQRVEGKLCDVSIHAQGRVFRAHRAVLAASSPYFHDQVLLKGMNCVALPGVVDPAAFEAVLCAAYTGRLTMLADEIVNYLTVGSVLQMWHVVDKCSELLKEARGGSSCGGEITGGGDVPTPQRPHSGRASENQSPSSSNYFSPREAPLESCGERSRTKNEAANEATEEVSVEGDQDLVEASVASCSSYRRPSIVPQRHWVYVKKERPHPGLLLTCEGEEEEEEDELEEDEDEEHLSISDVRTLNAPEEQVNFCEPSDGMPYEDGTGGVSGYPQGPPLLPLDMQGNQLMVLPSGHGAAGQGGTGTGQGGDSGKIFLCHCGKAFSHKSMRDRHVNMHLNLRPFDCPVCGKKFKMKHHLTEHMKTHTGVKPYECEVCAKKFMWRDSFMRHRSHCERRHRGGGTGGGVGQVRKESPAV from the coding sequence ATGGATGCAGCACCCCCTCTTATCCACGTGGACTTCCCAGACGTGGCCAGTTCACTTTTGGAGAGCTTGAACCAGCAACGGGTAGAAGGAAAGTTGTGTGATGTTTCCATTCATGCACAGGGCCGAGTCTTCAGAGCACATCGGGCAGTGCTGGCAGCCTCTTCTCCGTACTTCCATGACCAGGTGCTACTGAAAGGAATGAATTGCGTGGCTCTGCCCGGGGTTGTTGACCCAGCAGCCTTTGAGGCTGTGTTGTGTGCTGCCTATACAGGCCGCCTTACTATGTTGGCTGATGAAATTGTTAACTACCTAACAGTTGGCAGCGTTCTCCAGATGTGGCATGTGGTAGATAAGTGTTCTGAACTTCTCAAGGAGGCCAGAGGTGGTAGTAGCTGTGGTGGAGAAATAACTGGTGGAGGTGATGTCCCTACACCTCAGAGACCTCACTCTGGCAGAGCCAGCGAGAACCAGTCACCTAGCAGCAGCAACTATTTCAGCCCACGAGAGGCACCACTCGAGTCCTGTGGGGAAAGATCTAGGACAAAAAATGAAGCGGCAAATGAAGCCACTGAAGAGGTGAGTGTTGAAGGAGATCAAGATCTGGTAGAGGCATCAGTAGCAAGCTGCTCTAGCTACAGGAGACCTAGTATTGTGCCGCAACGCCATTGGGTATACGTTAAAAAGGAACGGCCACACCCAGGATTGTTATTGACTTGTGAGGgtgaggaggaagaagaggaagacgaACTAGAAGAGGATGAAGATGAGGAACACCTGAGTATCAGTGATGTCCGTACTTTGAATGCTCCAGAGGAGCAAGTGAACTTTTGTGAACCGTCAGATGGCATGCCATATGAGGATGGCACTGGTGGTGTTTCAGGTTATCCCCAGGGACCACCTCTGCTGCCCTTGGACATGCAGGGAAACCAGCTTATGGTGTTGCCTTCTGGACATGGGGCAGCAGGGCAAGGTGGGACAGGAACAGGTCAGGGTGGAGACAGTGGCAAGATCTTTTTGTGCCACTGTGGAAAAGCATTCTCACACAAGAGCATGCGCGACCGGCATGTCAACATGCACCTTAACTTGCGTCCTTTCGACTGTCCTGTGTGTGGGAAAAAGTTTAAAATGAAGCACCACTTGACAGAGCACATGAAGACACATACTGGTGTAAAGCCGTATGAGTGTGAGGTGTGTGCCAAGAAGTTCATGTGGAGGGACAGCTTCATGCGTCACCGTAGCCACTGCGAGAGGAGGCACAGGGGGGGAGGAACAGGTGGAGGAGTGGGGCAAGTAAGAAAGGAATCTCCAGCTGTGTAA